The Nitrospirota bacterium nucleotide sequence ATCCGCGTCCTGAACGTGGCCGGCCCGCGCGAGAGCAAGTGTCCGGGCATCTACGACCGGGCTGCCACGTTCCTCCGCCAGCTCCTGTCCGCTCATTGACCCTTCGACGCTTCGACGGCGCCTGGTTCGACGGGCTCACTGCCCGCCTACACCTGGCCGAACAAGCGATACCGATAGCGGGCGACGAGACGATAGACGAGCAGGGCGAGCGGACGCACGAAGGGAATCTTGAGCAGCGCGAGCCAGACCTTCCCGCTCCTCAGCCCGGGCAGCAAAGGCAGGAAGGCGTCGAGTCCGCGGCTGATGCGCCCGTCCCGCTCGACCAGAAAGGCCACGTCCGGGCGGCCCGGCTTGTAGTCGGCGCCGAGCCGGGCCGCCGCCTCGTCGCTCTGATAGGGCACGAAGCGGACGTCCCGGTCCGCCCCCATCCGCTCCAGCCCTTCCTTAGCGGTCACGCAGAGGCGGCACTCCCCATCGTAGATCAGGACCCGCTCCCGCTGTCGCTCTCTCGGCTCCTGCGCCATGGCGATCCGACGGTACGCTAGCACTGGGCTGAGGCCCGCGCAAGGCGATTGTCCGGGCCGCAGCGGTCCGCTATCATGCCGGCCATGTCGGCCCATCGGGTCATGGCGGTCCTGCTCCTGGCCCTCTTCCTGCTGGCCCTTGTAGCACGGATAACCCAAGGGACGGCCGCACACACGACGCTGCTGAACCGGCTGGCCTGGGAGGGCTACCTGTTTGGCCTGCCGCTCCTCCTGGGTGGGTTCCTGCTGGCTGGGGCGCGTTGGGCCCTGATGGGCGGCGTGATCTACGGCACGATCGGCCTGGCCCTGGACATCTCGACTGTCGTCCAGCTCCTGAGTCACGCCGAGACGCTCGCCGGTGATCTACGCAACCAGATCGTGATGAGCGGGCTGACGGGCTTGCTTAACGGGCTCCTGATCCTGTTCGGCGGGCGCGGGTTCCTGAACGTCGGTCCTGCTGGCGCCGGGTCAGACGTGCCTCGAGCAGATCCCCCTCCCAATCCCCCGTCCCTTCCTTCAGCTTGATCGGCCTGACCTGCGCGAAGCCGGTTTCCCTCAGCCAGGTTGCGGTCTCACGCAGGCCGTAGGTGTTGCCCCCCTCCGTGAACAGCAGCATCGTGGCGGCGAACAGGTTGGCTTCAGCCGGATAGAGCCCCTCCCGATCCAGCAGAAAGATGTCCTGGATGAGCAGGCGTCCGCCCGGGTTGAGCGCGCTGGCCAGCCGGCGGAAGAGCCGCCGGTTCTCCTCCGGCGAGTAGATGTGCAGGACGTTCGAGTACCAGATGACGTCGTACCGGCCCGGCACGGCCTGCTTCATGAAGTCCAGCGGGAGGTAGGCCAGTCGCCTGCCGTGCCTGTGGGTCGCCGCGATCTCCCTGGCCACCTCGAGCGCCGGCGCCCGGTCGCAGACCGTGGCGCGGAGCCGGGGATTGCGCGCCAGAAACGCCAGCGCATAGGTGCCCGGCCCG carries:
- a CDS encoding class I SAM-dependent methyltransferase; the encoded protein is MRGRRVWTGVIRTFDQFRDAISSFRLPRVLITALELNLFAAVGDRAWTVPALARRLKVNERGLDILCRNLASAGLLVKRGDRYRNGTLARTELNSRHPDFRGAYLELIRSHWDEWSQLTTSVRTGRPVEHEDPDEPAYRRRFSWAMHQRSIRAAAEVAAQVKLDGAGTLLDLGGGPGTYALAFLARNPRLRATVCDRAPALEVAREIAATHRHGRRLAYLPLDFMKQAVPGRYDVIWYSNVLHIYSPEENRRLFRRLASALNPGGRLLIQDIFLLDREGLYPAEANLFAATMLLFTEGGNTYGLRETATWLRETGFAQVRPIKLKEGTGDWEGDLLEARLTRRQQDRRSGTRARRTGSGAR
- a CDS encoding DUF393 domain-containing protein, which encodes MLAYRRIAMAQEPRERQRERVLIYDGECRLCVTAKEGLERMGADRDVRFVPYQSDEAAARLGADYKPGRPDVAFLVERDGRISRGLDAFLPLLPGLRSGKVWLALLKIPFVRPLALLVYRLVARYRYRLFGQV